The Hevea brasiliensis isolate MT/VB/25A 57/8 chromosome 1, ASM3005281v1, whole genome shotgun sequence genome has a window encoding:
- the LOC110640364 gene encoding chalcone synthase 2: MAASVEDIRKAQRAQGPATILAIGTATPSNCVNQADYPDYYFRITKSEHLTELKEKFKRMCDKSMIKKRYMHLNEQILKENPNMCAYWESSLDARQDIVVVEVPKLGKEAATKAIKEWGQPKSKITHLIFCTTSGVDMPGCDYQLTKLLGLRPSVKRFMMYQQGCFAGGTVLRLAKDLAENNKGARVLVVCSEITAVTFRGPSDTHLDSLVGQALFGDGAGALVVGSDPDTSIERPLFQLVSAAQTILPDSDGAIDGHLREVGLTFHLLKDVPGLISKNIEKSLVEAFTPIGISDWNSIFWIAHPGGPAILDQVEAKLSLKPEKMRSTRHVLSEYGNMSSACVLFILDEMRKKSLEEGKATTGEGLEWGVLFGFGPGLTVETVVLHSVPIESATQ; encoded by the exons ATGGCTGCATCGGTTGAGGACATCAGAAAGGCCCAGAGAGCTCAGGGTCCGGCCACCATCCTCGCCATTGGCACCGCCACCCCCTCAAACTGTGTCAACCAGGCTGATTACCCTGATTATTACTTCAGGATCACTAAGAGCGAGCACTTGACAGAGCTGAAAGAAAAGTTCAAGCGCATGT GTGACAAATCTATGATCAAGAAACGATACATGCATTTAAATGAGCAAATCTTGAAAGAGAATCCTAACATGTGTGCTTACTGGGAATCATCTCTTGATGCTCGCCAAGACATTGTGGTGGTGGAGGTTCCAAAGCTAGGAAAGGAAGCAGCAACTAAGGCCATCAAAGAATGGGGCCAACCCAAGTCTAAGATCACTCATCTTATTTTCTGCACAACCTCTGGTGTCGACATGCCTGGTTGCGACTACCAGCTCACCAAGCTCCTTGGCCTCCGTCCTTCTGTCAAGCGATTCATGATGTATCAGCAGGGCTGCTTTGCTGGTGGGACAGTCCTCCGTCTAGCCAAAGACTTGGCTGAGAACAATAAGGGTGCCCGTGTTCTTGTTGTATGCTCTGAGATCACTGCTGTCACTTTTCGTGGTCCATCAGATACCCACTTGGATTCCTTAGTGGGTCAAGCTCTTTTCGGTGATGGAGCTGGAGCTTTAGTTGTTGGTTCTGATCCTGATACTTCCATCGAGCGTCCATTATTTCAGCTTGTTTCAGCAGCACAAACGATCCTTCCTGATTCTGATGGAGCCATTGATGGACACTTACGTGAAGTGGGTCTCACCTTTCACTTGCTAAAGGATGTTCCAGGGTTAATCTCAAAGAACATAGAAAAAAGCCTGGTGGAAGCATTTACTCCAATTGGTATCAGTGATTGGAACTCCATTTTCTGGATAGCTCACCCTGGCGGCCCAGCAATTCTTGACCAAGTTGAAGCAAAACTCAGTCTAAAACCTGAAAAAATGAGGAGCACCAGACATGTTCTGAGTGAGTATGGAAACATGTCCAGTGCTTGTGTGTTGTTTATCCTCGACGAGATGAGAAAGAAGTCTCTGGAGGAAGGGAAGGCCACCACAGGAGAAGGGTTAGAATGGGGTGTTCTATTCGGGTTTGGCCCAGGTCTAACAGTGGAAACCGTCGTGTTACACAGCGTCCCCATAGAATCGGCAACTCAGTGA